Proteins encoded within one genomic window of Triticum aestivum cultivar Chinese Spring chromosome 2D, IWGSC CS RefSeq v2.1, whole genome shotgun sequence:
- the LOC123052910 gene encoding plastid division protein PDV2 — protein MEGEEEIGLVLARASDLRSRISACAAAARPPLRLGAGEEDDGGEEAEEEVEMESLVGINDALESLERQLASLQDLQHQQRYERETVLSQIDRSRTSLLNKLKEYKGEDCEAIHEAAAFAGEKIENDDGLILPPYSGHVTNSFVLDDLYPANYVSKPKCLHNGLRSNGMTEDGTGTNGVQNRIPIMSSRNSAGGIRSLIGWLAKTAVMIVGAVSIMKAAGYEPTIGRSGIKLDIAGLLGKEAAGAKEQVPPTLQCPPGKVMVLGGDGRAHCVVKERVEIPFGSSLDAPNASYGLG, from the exons ATGGAAGGGGAGGAGGAGATAGGCCTCGTCCTCGCCCGCGCCTCCGACCTTCGCTCCAGGATCTCCGCCTGCGCTGCCGCCGCACGGCCCCCGCTGCGGCTGGGCGCCggggaggaggacgacggcggagaggaggcggaagaggaggTGGAGATGGAGAGCCTGGTAGGCATCAACGACGCGCTCGAGTCGCTCGAGCGGCAGCTCGCCTCCCTGCAG GACCTCCAACACCAACAAAGATATGAACGAGAAACCGTCCTGAGCCAGATTGATCGCAGTCGAACATCTCTCCTTAACAAGCTGAAAGAATACAAGGGAGAGGACTGTGAAGCAATCCACGAGGCTGCTGCTTTTGCTGGTGAAAAAATCGAAAATGATGATGGTCTCATCCTACCTCCTTACTCGGGCCATGTCACCAATTCATTTGTGCTCGATGATCTCTATCCTGCAAACTACGTGTCCAAGCCCAAGTGCCTGCACAATGGACTGCGTTCTAATGGAATGACTGAAGATGGTACAGGGACAAACGGGGTGCAAAACAGAATTCCTATCATGTCGAGCCGTAATTCAGCAGGAGGGATCAGATCTTTGATTGGATGGTTGGCTAAAACAGCGGTCATGATTGTGGGCGCCGTATCAATCATGAAGGCTGCTGGCTACGAGCCCACAATAGGGAGGAGCGGCATAAAACTGGACATTGCAGGTCTGTTGGGTAAAGAGGCGGCTGGTGCAAAAGAGCAGGTTCCTCCTACTCTACAGTGCCCTCCTGGGAAGGTAATGGTGCTTGGTGGAGATGGCCGGGCGCACTGCGTTGTGAAGGAAAGAGTTGAGATCCCCTTCGGCAGCAGCCTTGATGCCCCAAATGCAAGCTACGGCTTAGGTTGA